TGCATGTTCAGAAAAACCAAATTCGTCAATTCCTAATTCAATTGCTCTTATTACATACTCTTCCATTGTTCCCGTTGCATGGTTACAAAGTGTTGTATGGTTATGCAAATCTACTCTCATGCCAAGATACCAGAACCTTCTATTTTAGTACTTCGATCTTCGGCATAAACTCTTTTATTATCTAAAATATCATATTTCCAAATAGGAGCAGACTTTTTAAAATCTTCCACAAATTCATCTATTAATTCTAATGCAACTCTTCTTTTAGGAGAACAAACAGCCGCAATATATGAACTTTCATGATTAAGAACATCTCCCCTGCTATGAGCCATAAGTACAATTGCATTTTGTGCATTTGCCTTATCTTGCCAAGAATTAAACCAGTTATTTAAAATTGGTTCATAAATATCAAAAGATAAACCCTCAATCCCGTCTTCATCTCTTACAACTCCTACAAAAGTAATAATTGCTCCATAATTAGAGTTTTTAAACTCTTCATACCAAGTATTTGTAATATTTTCTACAGGTAAAGCCCCATCAAAAAGTTGTAATTTTCTATCATTTTTCATCATTCATTATTCACTTTTCATTAAATTTTTCATCCACCACAAACAGGAGGTAATAAAGATACTTTATCTCCACTATTTAGTTCAACATCTTTTGAACTAACCATAGTGTCATTTACTGCAACTGCACAGTTTTCAAGCCATTTTACCATATCCTGATCATCTTTTAAAAGCATACTTAATTCTGATAGATTTTTTATATCTAATGTAAGTGGTTTTTTGTTAATTGGTCCTAAAAATTCTATAGTTACCACTTTAACTCCTTTTTACTAATTTTTAATTATTATATCAAAACTATTTTAAAGGAAAACAAATAAATGATATTTGCAAAAATCGATTATATAAATTTATTACCTTTTCATGTATATTTTAAAAAAAATATTAAACCAGCAAAATTGAAAGCAATTGTTAATTCTAAAAAATCATATCCAGCTGATATTAATAAAAAATTTTTAAGTAGAAAAGTTGATGCAGCTTTTATCTCTTCAATTAAATCAAAAGGCCAAAAATCATTAGATTTTGGAATAATAGGGAAAAAAGAGATACTTTCAGTCTTATCAATTCCAGGTGATTATAAAGAAGACCATGAATCAAACACTTCAAACTTATTAGCAAAAATTCTACAGTGTGAAGGACAAGTTCTAATAGGAGACAAAGCTTTAAAATATTATGTTAGTCATGATAAAGATAGCTTTGTAGACTTAGGTAAACTTTGGACAAAAAAACATAACCTACCTTTTGTTTTTGCAAGACTTTGTTATAACAGGCATGGAGATTATTTAAAAAGAATAACTAAAAATTTCAATAAAAGAGCAGTGAAAATTCCTCAGTATATTCTAAAAGAGTATTCACAAAGAACAGGTATTTCTGTAAAAGATATACAATTTTATCTTACAAAACTTGATTACAAAATAGAAAAAAAAGAAAAAAAAGGCTTGAACCTTTTTTTCAAACTTGCAAAAGATATAAAATAAAGGTAAAAAATGCAAATTATTGATTCAGTTATATTAGGAATAATAGAGGGATTTACAGAATTTTTACCTATATCTTCTACGGGACATTTAATTGTCGCAAGTGAGTTTTTAGGATTAAAACAAGATAGTATGAATAAAGCTTATGAAGTTATAATTCAATTTGCTGCAATCTTAGCAGTTATATTGAATTATCCTGATAAGTTTTCAATTAAAAAGATTGAATTATGGAAAAAATTGATTTTAGCTTTTATTCCAATTGGTGCCATAGGATTTCTTTTTTCACATCAAATAAAGGCTATGTTTTCAATAGAAATAGTGGCAACTATGTTTATCATTGGTGGAATTGTTTTTTTAATTGTAGAAAAATTTTATGATGAAAAAAAATCCCATATAACAGATGTGGAACAAGTAAGTTACAAACAAGCCTTATACATAGGAATTGCACAAATATTTGCACTGATTCCTGGTACTTCAAGAGCTGGTTCTACAATTATTGGAGCTATGTTAGTTGGACTAAATCGAAAGGCTAGTGCTGAGTTTTCTTTTCTTTTAGCTTTTCCTGTTATGTGTGCAACTACTGGTTATGATATATTAAAACATTATAAAGATTTTACTGATGCAAATCTTATGATTTTGGCTATTGGTTTTGTAGTCGCATTTATTGTAGCTTTTTTAACTATTAAATTGTTTTTAAAATTTTTACAAAACTTTACTTTTGTAGCTTTTGGTATCTATAGAATTATATTTGGTGTAATTTTACTTTTGATTTTCACTTAATATAAAATCTATTATTTTTTTAATTGCATCATTTGAAATCAATGTTGATAGATTTTCAGATATAGATTTTATATCGCTATTAATAGCTTGAAATAAAATATCTTTATTTAACTCTTTTTCTCTAACTAAAAATGCAAGTTTTTTCTCTTTTAAAAACTTTGCATTTCCATATTGATGATCTTGTGCAGCATAAGGGAAAGGAACAAAAAGTGTAGGTAGACCATTTGCCACTAGTTCCCACAATGTTGAAGCCCCAGATCTACTTATTGCAAAATCTGCTTCTTTCATTTTTTCAATTAATTCATTTGTAAAATCAAAGACATCTACATCTAAACTCAATTTATCATATTCACTTTTAACTCTTAAAAAATCCCTATCTCCAGTTTGATGAATGATTTTAATTCCCATATCATCTAAATCTTTTGCTACACTTATTGCAAAACTATTAAGTGCAACAGCACCTTGTGAACCACCTAAAAAGATCACTTTTTTTACTTCAGTTCTTATTCTTGAATTCAAAAAGAACTCAGAACTTACTGGATAATCTTTTATTTTAGACTCTTCTAAATATGAAGAAAAAACTTCAACTGCAAATTTTGAGGTAAGTTTATTTAATCTACCCATATAAGAGTTTTGTTCATGTATATATAATTTACAAGAGGGAATTAATATTGAAGCAAAAGTTGCAGGAGCAGCAGAAAAACCACCTACACTAATCACACTTTTTACATCATTTTTTATAAAATAAATGCAGCACTTAAATGTTTGAAATAAGATTTGTCCCAAGGCTTTGATTTTTCCAAATAAACCTTTATTAACTACCCCTCTAGTATTTAAAAAATATGCCATCTCTACATTTTTATAATCACTAAACCATTTTTTATCTTGCCCATTTGTTGAGCCTATAAAAATAGGTTTACTATTTCTATTAATAGCTAATTCATCAATAAATGCTTTTGCAACTTTTAAATGACCACCAGTACCACCACCAGTGATTACAATTTTTCCACTCATTTTTTTCTCTCTTCTTTTGCTAATTTACTTATTGATAAAATTAAACCTATGGATATCCCAAGACTAAGCATAGAAGAACCCCCATAACTTAAAAATGGAACAGCAATACCTTTAATTGGAATCATTCCTGATATTCCGTAAGAATTAATTAAAAAGGCAATAATAATCATCAATCCTAATCCCAAGGTAAATAGGTGATAAATAGGATTTTCTACTCTTTTACTTATTCTAAATATTCTCCAAACAATCACATACATAATAGCACTTACAATAAATAGACCTAAAAAGCCAGCTTCTTCAGTAATACCAGCTAAAATAAAGTCAGTATGAACTTCTGATAAAAATCCCAATTTTAAATTACCTTGTCCCAAACCTGTACCAAAAAATCCACCATTATGAATAGCATTTAAAGAGTGAGACACCTGATAAGGTTCTGGCAACTCATCTATTCTAAGATGCTCATCGGCCCATTTTGGAAGTATTGATAATATCTTATCTTGATTTAGTGCCCACCAAGAATAGATTCTTTGCACCCTATGTGGTGCAGCTAAAATTAAAGATATAAATCCTATAACAATTAAAAATCCAAGTGCTAAGAATATCTTAAAACTTCTGTTTGCAAAAATTAATAAAATAACTAAAATTAGTCCTAATAAAACAACTTGTCCTAAATCTTTTTGCAAGAAAGCTACTAAAAACACTACAAGTAAAAAAGCTACAAAATATGGCAACAGTAATATAGTTTCTTCTTTTAAACCCATTTTTTTAGGCTTATCCATAACTCTTCTATGAAATGACCAAGCAAGAAAATAGATAAATCCTATTTTAAAAAACTCAACAGGAGATAAAGAAAAACCAGGAAGTCTAATCCATCTATTTGCTCCTCCGGAACTTGTTACTAAAGAAGCTGGTAAAAATGGCATAGCAATCATCAAAATTAGAAAAACTATAAATAAAAACATTCCTACTTTTCCAATAATAAAATCGGGATTAAAAAATGAGATTCCCCACATCAAAAATATTGATAAGATCCCCACTAATAGCTGCCTTTCAAAGAAATGGTATTGTGAATAATCATAAAATACAACAGTATAAACACTTAATGAATATGAAAAAATTATACTAATTATTACTAATAAAGATGCCAATATAAACAGTAAATAGTCTGGCTGTGAAAAGTTCTGATTTGATTTAAACATTTTTTGGATAAAATTCATTTCACATTATAATCTAATATGGATAAAGATGTCTTCAAAAAACATAAACAAAATTACTAGAATTAAAAAAATTTTTATAATACTTATTTTTATTTTCTTAAGCATACTACTTTTACTGTCAAATGTCTTCTTTACTATTACAGATAAAAGAAGGCTGCCCAATTTAGAAAGCAGTAAAACAGAACTTGCAATAAGGGGGAATATTTTAAGTGAAGATAATTTTAAAATTGCATCTTCAATAAAATTATACAAAGCAACTATAGATACTAGATTTTTAGATATTAAAAAAATTGATTTATTTGTTAAACTTTTCTCTATTTATAGTGATATACCTGAAGCTAAAATATATGAAAAAATAACTGACTCACTTAAAAATCCTGGTTCAATTGTCCTTTCATATAATATTGATTCAAAAACTGCAAAAAACTTAAAAGAGTTAGGTTTTAAACTAAGACATTTAAATGTTTTTAAATCCATAGAAGTCAACGATAATAAAATATTAAGAGGACTAAATATAAATGAAAGTGGTGAAAAAAGATTATACTCGTATGAAGATACTTTAACTCCAGTTGTTGGATATATAAGAAAATATGAATCTGATAATGGAAAAACAAAAGTTAATGGAATAAAGGGCTTAGAAAAAAGTTATAACAATGTATTAAATAATACAAAAGATGGAAAATTAGAAGGTACAAGAGATGTACTTTCATATATCTC
This portion of the Arcobacter nitrofigilis DSM 7299 genome encodes:
- a CDS encoding MqnA/MqnD/SBP family protein; this translates as MIFAKIDYINLLPFHVYFKKNIKPAKLKAIVNSKKSYPADINKKFLSRKVDAAFISSIKSKGQKSLDFGIIGKKEILSVLSIPGDYKEDHESNTSNLLAKILQCEGQVLIGDKALKYYVSHDKDSFVDLGKLWTKKHNLPFVFARLCYNRHGDYLKRITKNFNKRAVKIPQYILKEYSQRTGISVKDIQFYLTKLDYKIEKKEKKGLNLFFKLAKDIK
- a CDS encoding MoaD/ThiS family protein, giving the protein MVTIEFLGPINKKPLTLDIKNLSELSMLLKDDQDMVKWLENCAVAVNDTMVSSKDVELNSGDKVSLLPPVCGG
- a CDS encoding undecaprenyl-diphosphate phosphatase; translated protein: MQIIDSVILGIIEGFTEFLPISSTGHLIVASEFLGLKQDSMNKAYEVIIQFAAILAVILNYPDKFSIKKIELWKKLILAFIPIGAIGFLFSHQIKAMFSIEIVATMFIIGGIVFLIVEKFYDEKKSHITDVEQVSYKQALYIGIAQIFALIPGTSRAGSTIIGAMLVGLNRKASAEFSFLLAFPVMCATTGYDILKHYKDFTDANLMILAIGFVVAFIVAFLTIKLFLKFLQNFTFVAFGIYRIIFGVILLLIFT
- a CDS encoding molybdopterin synthase catalytic subunit, translating into MKNDRKLQLFDGALPVENITNTWYEEFKNSNYGAIITFVGVVRDEDGIEGLSFDIYEPILNNWFNSWQDKANAQNAIVLMAHSRGDVLNHESSYIAAVCSPKRRVALELIDEFVEDFKKSAPIWKYDILDNKRVYAEDRSTKIEGSGILA
- a CDS encoding UDP-N-acetylglucosamine--N-acetylmuramyl-(pentapeptide) pyrophosphoryl-undecaprenol N-acetylglucosamine transferase: MSGKIVITGGGTGGHLKVAKAFIDELAINRNSKPIFIGSTNGQDKKWFSDYKNVEMAYFLNTRGVVNKGLFGKIKALGQILFQTFKCCIYFIKNDVKSVISVGGFSAAPATFASILIPSCKLYIHEQNSYMGRLNKLTSKFAVEVFSSYLEESKIKDYPVSSEFFLNSRIRTEVKKVIFLGGSQGAVALNSFAISVAKDLDDMGIKIIHQTGDRDFLRVKSEYDKLSLDVDVFDFTNELIEKMKEADFAISRSGASTLWELVANGLPTLFVPFPYAAQDHQYGNAKFLKEKKLAFLVREKELNKDILFQAINSDIKSISENLSTLISNDAIKKIIDFILSENQK
- a CDS encoding FtsW/RodA/SpoVE family cell cycle protein; its protein translation is MNFIQKMFKSNQNFSQPDYLLFILASLLVIISIIFSYSLSVYTVVFYDYSQYHFFERQLLVGILSIFLMWGISFFNPDFIIGKVGMFLFIVFLILMIAMPFLPASLVTSSGGANRWIRLPGFSLSPVEFFKIGFIYFLAWSFHRRVMDKPKKMGLKEETILLLPYFVAFLLVVFLVAFLQKDLGQVVLLGLILVILLIFANRSFKIFLALGFLIVIGFISLILAAPHRVQRIYSWWALNQDKILSILPKWADEHLRIDELPEPYQVSHSLNAIHNGGFFGTGLGQGNLKLGFLSEVHTDFILAGITEEAGFLGLFIVSAIMYVIVWRIFRISKRVENPIYHLFTLGLGLMIIIAFLINSYGISGMIPIKGIAVPFLSYGGSSMLSLGISIGLILSISKLAKEERKK